The following proteins are co-located in the Silene latifolia isolate original U9 population chromosome 1, ASM4854445v1, whole genome shotgun sequence genome:
- the LOC141594735 gene encoding syntaxin-125-like, whose translation MNNLRSFSSSRHTGDIEMGSPGNLDKFYIDVEMIENDLKEIDEIQNKLRAAHEDSKTAHKAGVVKELRSRMHGDVTRALKKAKVIKDRIEALNRSNAESLNTPGCGPGSATERARTNVVAGLGNKLKAKMDEFIKLRERINEEYKEIVQRRYFTVTGENPDEQTVDLLITTGESESFLQRAIQQQGRGQIQDTIAEIQERHDAVKDIERNLIELQQIFQDMATLVFHQGEQLNDIQRNVERSKSVVQAGTQQLVQARKSQKNTRKWTFFAIILLLIIILVVVLSIRPWQK comes from the exons ATGAACAATCTAAGATCATTTTCGTCATCCCGTCACACCGGCGACATAGAGATGGGTTCCCCAGGGAACCTAGACAAGTTCTACATCGACGTGGAAATGATCGAGAACGACCTGAAAGAAATCGACGAAATTCAGAACAAACTAAGAGCTGCCCATGAAGACAGTAAAACGGCTCACAAGGCCGGTGTGGTGAAGGAGTTGAGGTCTAGGATGCATGGAGACGTGACACGCGCTTTGAAAAAGGCTAAGGTTATTAAGGATAGAATTGAGGCGTTGAACAGGTCGAATGCTGAGAGTCTGAACACGCCAGGGTGCGGTCCTGGCAGCGCTACTGAACGTGCCAGGACGAATGTTGTTGCAGGTTTAGGGAATAAGTTGAAGGCGAAGATGGATGAGTTTATTAAGTTGAGGGAAAGGATTAATGAGGAGTATAAGGAGATTGTACAGCGGAGGTATTTTACTGTTACCGGTGAGAATCCCGATGAACAAACTGTTGATTTGTTGATTACTACCGGTGAAAGTGAGAGTTTCCTGCAGAGGGCTATTCAGCAACAG GGGAGGGGACAGATTCAAGATACAATAGCAGAGATACAGGAAAGGCATGATGCAGTCAAAGATATCGAAAGAAATTTGATTGAATTGCAGCAAATATTTCAAGACATGGCTACATTAGTGTTCCATCAAGGAGAGCAGTTGAATGATATCCAACGAAATGTTGAAAGATCAAAGTCAGTGGTACAGGCAGGAACACAACAGTTGGTGCAAGCGCGTAAGAGTCAAAAGAATACCCGAAAATGGACTTTTTTTGCCATTATTCTCCTGCTCATCATCATTTTGGTCGTCGTCCTCTCTATACGTCCATGGCAGAAATAG